The Reichenbachiella carrageenanivorans region TTGCCATTTACGGCGATCATACTCACCCTCATGGGGGTGTCTGTGTCGGCAGAAAAGTCCACAAGAGGAGGAGCAGGTTTCAAAATTGCCTTGGGATTTGTTATTGCATTTGTGTTCATCTTACTATTTGTACTGGTCAAAGCCATTGCCGAGGCAGGGTCTATGCACCCTATTTTGGCGATTTGGATTCCTAATATAGTTGGACTGATTGCTGCATTAGTGATGTACCGATTTGTGCCCAAATAAACTTCAAATTCTATGTCGGATAAATCACCCTCGATGCTCAATGCCTATCTTCAGTTGCACTTCATCGTGTTTATCTGGGGATTTACGGCCATACTTGGTAAGCTCATAGAGATACCTCCAGTTGAGATGGTTTTTTATCGTACTTTGATTGCTAGTGCGGGATTGTATCTTTTACTCAAATGGAAGAAGATACCATTCGAAGTGCCAAAAAAACAACTTTTAACGATTTTAGGTACGGGGGTGCTCATTGCTATACATTGGATATTGTTCTTCTTGGCGGCTCGGATTTCCAATGTCTCTGTATGCCTTTCTGGTATTGCTACCGTATCGTTGTGGACTAGTTTTATAGATCCAATTGTAAACAAAAGGAAACTAAAATTTTACGAACCCATAGTGGCGATTATATCTGTAATAGGAATCGTGGTTGTTTTTCAATCTACGCTTGACGAGGCTTTAGGGTTTACTATTGCCATTGTGTCAGCGATCTTGGCGGCTATTTTTACAGTGATCAATGGCAAGTTGGTAGCCAAACAAAATCATTATACCATCACTTTCTATGAGATGGTGGGGGCTTGTGCTACGATCATTCTTTTCTTTCCTATATATAGCTATTGGTTTACCGAAGACGGTTTGGCTTTGTCTTTGACCACTCACGATTTTCTTTATTTACTTCTTTTGGGTTTGGTCTGTACAGTCTATACTTATTCTATTGCAGTGAAATTGATGCAGCGCTTGACAGCCTTTGTGATTAACTTAACAGTGAACCTAGAGCCTGTATATGGGATCACAGTGGCTGTGTTTTTGTTTGGTAGCGAGGAGCAAATGGATGGTAATTTCTACTGGGGTACGATGATAATCGTTTTGTCCGTTGTCATGTATCCTTTTCTCCGAAAGTATTTTGAAGGAAAAAACATCCAACAAGATATTGTGCGTTAAGCACATCATTTGAAAGAGGTTTGAGAAGTGAAATTTCATTTATCGAAGAAAATAGCTAATTCATCGATGAGAAAATTTGATTCCTATGAAAAAAATGATAATTTAGGATCACAAAATTCCAAAAATCAGACTGACTAAATTCAGTTTATGAAACCATCCCACCCAGGATGGTTTTATTTTTCCTCCTTTTCCTGCAATATCCCCAATTCTATATAAGAAGGATTCAGTCCTGATCTACCAATGTAGTGCTGTGCTTTCACAAAATCTTCAGGCTCTGCTTCGAAGATGTTTTCGACATAGGTCTGAGGGTTGATATCTACGAGTGGGAACCAGCTGCTCTGTACTTGTACCATGATGCGATGGCCTTTTTTGAAAGTATGCAGCACGTCTAAAAGTGGCAGGTCGATAGTCTCAGATTTTTTGGGTTCAAATGGTTTGGGGTATTGGTAGCTTTCTCTGAATCGGCCTCTGATAGCCTCACTGCGTACCATTTGATGATACCTACCCATGTCACGCTTAGGCTGGTGGGGAAACGGAGGGTGCTGCATTGGGTATACATCTATGAGTTTGACGATCCAGTCGGCTGCTGTTTGGTTGGTTTTGGCAATGAGGTGTGCGAGTATCGGCCCAGCAATTGTGAGGTCTTCTTCCATCGGTTCAGATAGGTAGTATAGCACGTCAGGCCTATCTAGTAAAAAGCCTTGGTCGTCTGTCATATAAGTCTTAGGCATGCCAGTGTCTTCATAGTCTATAAAGGGGACAGGATTTGCAGGATCGCTTTCAAAAATATCCGTACCGTATTCGTTTTCTTTGGCTGGAGTTCGAGACAAACCTTTTTTGACTTTGAAATAGTACTTCACTTTTTCTATGTTTTTTGGCGGCCATTCCTCAAATTTCTTCCATTCGTTGGTGCCCGTTTGAAACATATAAGCTTCAGGTAGTTTCTCCTCTTCTTTACCTTTGAGGTGGTAAGCAAAGAAGGGGGTAATGATCTGGTCGTTGTAAAAATTTGAGGTTTTAGATCCGAAATGAACATTACCCAGATGGTCACCTGCTGTTCGACGCCACCCGCCATGACTCCAAGGCCCCATGACTATGGTATTGGAGATGTCGGGATTGTTTTGTTCTATGGTTTCATAGATTTTGAGTGGGCCGTAGAGGTCTTCTGCGTCGAACCAACCGCCTACAGTAAGCACTGCGCAGTGGATGTTTTTGAGGTGCGGTAGGAGGTTTCTGTCTTGCCAGAAGCTATCATAGTTAGGGTGAGCGACTATTTCATTCCAAAATGCTATACTGTCGCCTAAATAATATTCTTTAGCCAGAGACAAGGGAGTCATTTCTTTAAAAAAGGCATACCCGTCGTTAGTCCCATGTTGGAATCTAGGGTTTCTTATTTTGGTAGGGCCTTTTTTAGGCTGGCCAAAACTGGCGAAGAAATTGAAAGTGTGTGGCAAGAAGAATGCGCCATGGTGATGAAAGTCATCGAAAAACCAATCTGCGATAGGGGCTTGTGGAGATGCAGCTACCAAGGATGGGTGAGAATTGATCATACCTGCAGCTGTATAAAAGCCTGGGTATGAGATGCCCCATTGGCCTACTTTTCCATTGTGATTTTTTACGTTGGTCAATAGCCATTCTATTGTGTCAAAGGTGTCTGTGCTTTCGTTGATGCGTCGGTTTTGAGGTGTCATGTTTACGAAATGGCCTTCAGACATGTAGGCACCTCTTACATCTTGATAGATAAATATATACTTGTCGCGTGTCATGCGCATATTAGGTCCCAGATCAATTTTATAATTATCCTCTCCATATGGTTGGACAGAGTAAGGCGTGCGATACATGATGATGGGGTATTGTTCTCTCTGATCTTTTGGCGTGTAGATCGCAGTGAAGAGTTTGGTTCCATCTCGCATAGGGATATAGACTTCTTGCTTGGTATAATTTTGATATACAAAAGTGGAGTCTTCTGCTTTCGAAAATGGTACGTAAGCTTCTTTTTCAGAACTGCAACTGGCTGTGATGAAAAATAAAGTAGCCCAAATGGCGAAGTGTTTTTTAAATAAATGGATCATAATCATTAGGCTAAATATATTTTACCGAGATACCAGCCTAAGCCTGCTGCGGCTAAACCTAGTACTAAACTGAGTGATATGTACAGTATGGCGGATGAAAAATTGTTGGTTAGAATAAGGTTGATGTTTTCTACACTGAAAGTAGAGAAGGTGGTAAAACCACCACAAAACCCAGAGGTAATGAATACATAGTATGAGCGATCCATTTTACCAACGGAGTGAAAGAGAAACCCTAGTAAAAATGAGCCCACGATATTAACAAAGAGTGTGCCCAGAGGGGCAATGCCAGGTGTGATTTTGAGTAACCATTGTGAAAGTAAAAACCTCAATATACTGCCTATCATGCCTCCCATTCCTACAAAAAGCGCAAGTCGAATCATTTCTGTAGTCGTTTAAATTTCTTTTTCATGTAGTTGAGCATTTTATCATACTCGGTGTTTTCTTGTTTGCTGAGTGCCAACTGCTTGCCAGAAGTGAGCTTGATAGTGAGTTCTTCGTACAGTCCACCGTAAGTTTTTATAGAGGTGTGAAACCAGTGGTCGATCTCTTTTCCTCCGAAAGCATATCTGGAGAGTTTGAAGGGAAATTTCACCTCAAATTTTTCTTTAGATACTTTTACTGTTTTGATAGAGAAAAGAATTTTGACCAAGACGACAAACCCGATGGGGCCAGAGGTGTATACAAGTAGATACCACCAAGAGCGATCTGTGGCTGATTGGATTTGGGTAAGGCCGTAAATGAATGCGGCAAAGGCTATAGTGATAAAAAGCCCGACAGAAAACAGTGTGCCTATTTTGGGTTTGGAAACGATCATTTACTTTTTGATTTGAGCCGTAAAATTATGGATATGACTCAATATTTCTTTAAAAAACAGCTGAAATTCCCTTTCAAATCTTTCATAGTCGTCTGTGAGGTTTTTGACGGCTCTTTCCATACCAGAGGTAAAGGATGTGCGACGTGACATACCACTTAGGGCAAACTGGATTCCTTCTATAAATTGATAATTGTAGAGCCAATCTCCAGATTCCATGTATCCAAGGAGATAATTGCACTTGTCGGGTAGTAGGGTTTGATGTCTGTGGAGTAGCTGGTATTGCCTGTTGCAGAAATCTTTAAGGTTCTCATTTGAATAGTCAGACCAGTTTTTTGCTAAAAAATGGTCATAGTAGATGTCCATAATGACGCCAGCATAATGCCTGTAATCTACTGCCAGTCTTCTTTTTCCATCAAGGAAAATGGGGTGATTGTCTGCGTAATGGTCTATCTCACGATGAATCAAAATGCCCTGTTGTACACCTTCAGGGTAGTCGAGATATTTCTTGCCTTTTACGAAATCAGCAATGAAATTTCCAATGGTAATGGGTTCGTTTTCAAACGATAGAAATAAGTGAGATAGATAGTTCATCTAGGGAATAAGATAGGGCTTTTCTTCTGATTTCTTATATTTGTTAAAATCAAAACCAGCTAATCATGTCAAAGTCTCATCTTAATATTCTTGTTCAGCTTGCAAAGGTTGACGGTATGGTAGTTCAAGAAGAATTGGATCTGATCCAAGAAGTAGGAAAAGCCAATGGCATGACGGAAGAAGAAATTGCCTCTTGTTTTGAGGAAGAATTTCCCATTGGAGATTTGACCAATCTGACAGCCGACCAAAAGTATGATTTGATTTATTCGATAGTGCAGTTGATGAAAATCGATGGCAAACTTTACAATGAAGAGATCAAGTTTTGTGCAAAAATGTCTGCCAAGCTAGGGTATGAAGAAGATGTGCTTTTTGAGCTTATGCTCAAAATCTACGCAGATCCAGATTTGTGTGCCGATAAAGAAACTTTAAAACAGCATATCCAAGAATTTCTTATTCCCTGATAGGGAAATCATATGTGCCTGTTGGTTGAGGTCGATTACGTCCATGTCTAGCTGATTGGCTTCCTTTTTTATTCTGCTTGTATATTTATGGCTGTTGGTATTATCTAGTATCACCTGTTGGCAGTCCACGATTTGATCTAAAATACGCAGTGAGTCAATAGACTGATTTGAAACCACCACTATATCGGCTTTTAATCTGAGTTGAATTTCGTTTGGGTCAAATGGTTTTGTAAGGAAAAGTACTTTCGTATTGTTGAATGTCTGTAAGAGAGCAAAGTCGGTGAGGAGGGTGTTTATCTTTTTTATACTATTTGGAGGAGGAAGTAGATGGTGTATTCGGTATGGAGCAATGTGATAGTTGATTTTTTCTTGAGATAGAAGGCTATCTAATGTATACAATTGAGCATTAAAACGATTGATCTGATCCATGGTTCTGCTATGGTTGATTGCATAAAACACCATTTTATGATTGTTGGATTGAGAGATGACTTGGTGAGTTTGATCAATACTGAAACCAACAACCGCCAGACAGGTCAGCCATAGATAGGACGTCTTTTTGAAATGAAAAAGAGCAATGCATCCGGCCATGGCTATGTAGATAAAAAGGGTTTGACTTTCTGAAAGATGAATCCAATCTATCACGCTGCTGTCTGTTTGCTGTACCCAGCTCACAAAAATATTGAGATAATATACCAGCTGTTCTAAAAGCCATCCAATCCAGTTTGTCAGTGAGCCAAAGATCAACATGGTGATGCCAAGAATCATGACGCCATAAGCAGCTGGTATCACAAAGAGATTTGTCAATAAAAAGTAGGATGGAAACTGATGAAAGTAGTATAGACTAAGTGGGAACGTAGCAATTTGTGCAGCCACTGATACGCAGGTGAGCTGCCAGATTTTATTGCCGATCCAGGTGGGTATAGTTATGTGCTGGTAGCACCGGGGGTATAGGTAGACGATACCAGCTACGGCTAAAAAGGAAAGTTGAAACCCGATATCAAATAGAAAAGAAGGATCGTACAGGAGTAAGATGAAGGCAGAAAAGGCTAGCGAGTTGAAAATGTGACTTTTTCGATCTAGTATTTTAGCAAAAATGATAATAGAGAACATAGAAACTGCCCTGAGAATCGAAGGAGAAAAACCTGTCAATAAAGCGAAAGCCCAGAGAGCTATTATACTAATGGTAGGTACGATCAGTCGTTTAAAATCACCAGCGGGGATAGTTTTGAAAGCCCATGTGAGTATGAAATAAATGATTGAAACGTGTAGCCCAGAGACTGCCAGTACATGCATGGCTCCTGCAGCAGCATAGGCCGATTTGATCTCAGGGTCAAGCTGACCTTTGATGCCGAGTAAGAGCGCAGAGACAATGGCTTGTTCGTTTTTGCCATGTATTTGAGTGGTGATCAGTGTATTGAAGTAATCGCGAATGCGATAAATGGCACTCATTAATCCATTGGCCTGATGCTGTGCGAGTCGTTCGATTTGATCAGGTTCGGCAAACAGCTGTATGTAGATATCTTGCTCGGCCATGTATCGACTGTAATCAAATTCGTGTGGATTTTTTGCGGATGAGATAGCTGTAGGAGTACCTGTGATTCTTATTTTGTCGCCATAGTTTAAAGTAGAGGTGTGATAGGGTGCCTTTTTTTCGTAAAGCAACAGTAGCGCTTTGGTATGGATAGTAGTTGAATCTTGTAGGCCAGTACTTAGCGTTACTTGGTGAATGATGTGTTTTTCTTTTTCTATAGGAAATGAAGTGATGGTACCAATGCTTACTTGACAGTTAGTCCACGCTGTTTTGATCAGATGACTTTGGTACTCTAGATTAGACGATGTATATCGATAAGCGCCTAGCAGGCATACGGCCGCTAGAAGCAGATTGCCCCAAATGGCATGTGGCAATTTTTTGAAGATACTTTTGCCTAAAAGGGCAAAAAGAAAAATGCCAACTGCTCCAAGTAAACTGGCATGGAGTATTGCCTCGGAATGCGTGTGCCGTGCGATGAATATACCTAGCACGAAGGTTAGAATAATTCTTAAAAAAGGGTAGTTGGTCCAATGAGACATTCCTGTGATAAACTAGAAATGCTGCTGGGATAAATCTAATTAAATAGTATAAAAATTATGTTACTAATCAACTGTTTTCTTCCTTGTCGTAAGCTTCTATGATTGAGCGAACGAGCTTGTGACGGATTACATCTTTCCCATCTAGTTCGATAAAGCCAATGCCTTTGACGTCTTTTAGGATTTTTAGAGATTCAGCCAATCCCGATTTCTGTTTGGTAGGCAAATCTATTTGCGACATATCTCCTGTTACGATCACCTTAGAATGTGGCCCCATTCGAGTCAAAAACATTTTGATCTGCATAGGAGTGGTGTTTTGTGCCTCGTCGAGTAGAATAAAGGCTTCGTTGAGTGTTCGTCCTCTCATATAGGCCAGTGGGGCTATTTCGATAACGCCATTTTCCATATAATACCGAAGTTTTTCGCTAGGTACCATGTCGTGTAGCGCATCGTAGATGGGTCTTAGATAAGGGTCAATCTTCTCCTTGAGATCTCCAGGTAAAAAACCTAAATTTTCCCCTGCTTCTACGGCTGGGCGTGTAATGATTATTTTTTCGACATCGCGATCTTTGAGTGCTTTTACAGCCAAGGCTACAGAGATATAGGTCTTGCCTGTACCTGCTGGCCCGATGGCGAATACCAAATCTTTTTTAGCGACAGCTTCTACTAGCCTTTTCTGATTCTTGGATTTGGGACTTATTTTGTGGCCTCTGGTGCCGTAGACTAAGACGTCGCTTTCGTTGTTCAGAAATTTATCTTCTTCTTTATCGAGATAGGTTTTGACATGCTCACTGGTGATAGCACCAAACTTATGATAGTGATCTACCAGCGCATTTAGAATTTCATTGATTTTTATAATCTCAGGAGAGGTGCCTTGGATTCTAATTTCGTTGCCGCGTGAGATGACTTTCGACTTAGGGAAAGCCGAAGCAATTTCGTTGATATTCTGGTTTTCTACACCCAAAAATTCAATGAGTGGAATGTTCTCTAGGGTAATAATTTTTTCTACCAAATGAAGTATCTAATTTGCGGTCAAATTATATTTTTGCTAGACAAAATAAACAGATTTTTCAATAGCTTGTATGGCCATCGTTACATTTCTTTCTGATTTTGGACAATCCGATCATTACGTGGCTGCGGTGAAAGCAAGCATCTTGAAAGAAAACCCTAATATCAAGATTGTTGACCTTTCTCATCAGATTTCGGTGGGAGATATAGGGCATGCTGCCTATGTGTTGGGAGCCGTTTTTCGTGATTTCCCAGAAGGTACTGTGCATGTTTTTGCTGTATCCAATACGACGAAACGCATTGTTAAAAATGTGGCGGTCAAACTGGAGAATCATATATTTATAGGAGAGGACTCGGGATTGATCTCGCTGCTAAGTGAAGATCGCCCTGCAGCTGTAGTAGATATCAATGGGGTGAAGCCAGTACGATCGCCATTTATAGCTAAAACTTTATTTGGCCCCTTGGCAGGAAAAATAGCTAGTGGCAAGGATATTCAGGATTTTGGGAAGCGTTTAGATGACATCGAGCGTTTGATGCCTTCACGAGCTAAAGCAACCAAGAAACAAATCGCAGGCAATGTGATTCGAATAGATCATTATGGGAATTTGATTACCAATATTTTGAAAACGGACTTTGATGCCATATGGAAAATCAACGATCATTTCCCGTATGTGATTAATTTTAGACGGGAGAAAGTATTGCAATTGCATAATCATTATTCGGATGTGACTTCGGGCGAATGTTTTGTCTTATTCAACTCTATGGGACGATTACAAATTGGTATCAATCAAGGTAGGGGAGCAGAGTTGCTAGGATTGATGATAGGAGATCAGGTATTTATTGACTTTACTATAGACTCATGATCATACGCATCGTCAGGATGACATTTGAGGATCAATACGTAGATCGATTTCTAGAGATTTTTGACATGAGCAAAGAGAAAATTAGATCGTTTCCTGGGTGTCGGCATTTAGAGCTCTTGGTAGACGTTCAACATCCAAATATTTTTAGCACTTACAGTATGTGGGAAAATGAATCTGATTTGAATAAATATCGTGATTCTGAGCTTTTTGGGCAGGTATGGCCAGATACTAAGAAGCTTTTTGCTGCACCTGCTGTAGCAAATTCATACTATCAGAAAATAAAATTAGGCTGATTTCATTCGAGCTATTGACTTCTTGAAATTCTTTAGATATGTTTGCATCCCTTTTGAAAGAGAGGATACCAGAGTGCAACTTTTATAATACTAAAAGTGCCGTATAATGCCCAGGTGGCGGAACTGGTAGACGCGCTAGACTCAAACTCTAGTGGCTTCGGCCGTGCCGGTTCGATTCCGGCCCTGGGTACTAAAACCCCTGATAATCCATTGATTGTCAGGGGTTTTGTTTTTTAATGGTGGCAAG contains the following coding sequences:
- a CDS encoding DMT family transporter; this translates as MSDKSPSMLNAYLQLHFIVFIWGFTAILGKLIEIPPVEMVFYRTLIASAGLYLLLKWKKIPFEVPKKQLLTILGTGVLIAIHWILFFLAARISNVSVCLSGIATVSLWTSFIDPIVNKRKLKFYEPIVAIISVIGIVVVFQSTLDEALGFTIAIVSAILAAIFTVINGKLVAKQNHYTITFYEMVGACATIILFFPIYSYWFTEDGLALSLTTHDFLYLLLLGLVCTVYTYSIAVKLMQRLTAFVINLTVNLEPVYGITVAVFLFGSEEQMDGNFYWGTMIIVLSVVMYPFLRKYFEGKNIQQDIVR
- a CDS encoding CocE/NonD family hydrolase, with translation MIHLFKKHFAIWATLFFITASCSSEKEAYVPFSKAEDSTFVYQNYTKQEVYIPMRDGTKLFTAIYTPKDQREQYPIIMYRTPYSVQPYGEDNYKIDLGPNMRMTRDKYIFIYQDVRGAYMSEGHFVNMTPQNRRINESTDTFDTIEWLLTNVKNHNGKVGQWGISYPGFYTAAGMINSHPSLVAASPQAPIADWFFDDFHHHGAFFLPHTFNFFASFGQPKKGPTKIRNPRFQHGTNDGYAFFKEMTPLSLAKEYYLGDSIAFWNEIVAHPNYDSFWQDRNLLPHLKNIHCAVLTVGGWFDAEDLYGPLKIYETIEQNNPDISNTIVMGPWSHGGWRRTAGDHLGNVHFGSKTSNFYNDQIITPFFAYHLKGKEEEKLPEAYMFQTGTNEWKKFEEWPPKNIEKVKYYFKVKKGLSRTPAKENEYGTDIFESDPANPVPFIDYEDTGMPKTYMTDDQGFLLDRPDVLYYLSEPMEEDLTIAGPILAHLIAKTNQTAADWIVKLIDVYPMQHPPFPHQPKRDMGRYHQMVRSEAIRGRFRESYQYPKPFEPKKSETIDLPLLDVLHTFKKGHRIMVQVQSSWFPLVDINPQTYVENIFEAEPEDFVKAQHYIGRSGLNPSYIELGILQEKEEK
- the crcB gene encoding fluoride efflux transporter CrcB translates to MIRLALFVGMGGMIGSILRFLLSQWLLKITPGIAPLGTLFVNIVGSFLLGFLFHSVGKMDRSYYVFITSGFCGGFTTFSTFSVENINLILTNNFSSAILYISLSLVLGLAAAGLGWYLGKIYLA
- a CDS encoding acyl carrier protein phosphodiesterase, with the protein product MNYLSHLFLSFENEPITIGNFIADFVKGKKYLDYPEGVQQGILIHREIDHYADNHPIFLDGKRRLAVDYRHYAGVIMDIYYDHFLAKNWSDYSNENLKDFCNRQYQLLHRHQTLLPDKCNYLLGYMESGDWLYNYQFIEGIQFALSGMSRRTSFTSGMERAVKNLTDDYERFEREFQLFFKEILSHIHNFTAQIKK
- a CDS encoding TerB family tellurite resistance protein; the encoded protein is MSKSHLNILVQLAKVDGMVVQEELDLIQEVGKANGMTEEEIASCFEEEFPIGDLTNLTADQKYDLIYSIVQLMKIDGKLYNEEIKFCAKMSAKLGYEEDVLFELMLKIYADPDLCADKETLKQHIQEFLIP
- a CDS encoding ComEC/Rec2 family competence protein translates to MSHWTNYPFLRIILTFVLGIFIARHTHSEAILHASLLGAVGIFLFALLGKSIFKKLPHAIWGNLLLAAVCLLGAYRYTSSNLEYQSHLIKTAWTNCQVSIGTITSFPIEKEKHIIHQVTLSTGLQDSTTIHTKALLLLYEKKAPYHTSTLNYGDKIRITGTPTAISSAKNPHEFDYSRYMAEQDIYIQLFAEPDQIERLAQHQANGLMSAIYRIRDYFNTLITTQIHGKNEQAIVSALLLGIKGQLDPEIKSAYAAAGAMHVLAVSGLHVSIIYFILTWAFKTIPAGDFKRLIVPTISIIALWAFALLTGFSPSILRAVSMFSIIIFAKILDRKSHIFNSLAFSAFILLLYDPSFLFDIGFQLSFLAVAGIVYLYPRCYQHITIPTWIGNKIWQLTCVSVAAQIATFPLSLYYFHQFPSYFLLTNLFVIPAAYGVMILGITMLIFGSLTNWIGWLLEQLVYYLNIFVSWVQQTDSSVIDWIHLSESQTLFIYIAMAGCIALFHFKKTSYLWLTCLAVVGFSIDQTHQVISQSNNHKMVFYAINHSRTMDQINRFNAQLYTLDSLLSQEKINYHIAPYRIHHLLPPPNSIKKINTLLTDFALLQTFNNTKVLFLTKPFDPNEIQLRLKADIVVVSNQSIDSLRILDQIVDCQQVILDNTNSHKYTSRIKKEANQLDMDVIDLNQQAHMISLSGNKKFLDMLF
- a CDS encoding PhoH family protein, with protein sequence MVEKIITLENIPLIEFLGVENQNINEIASAFPKSKVISRGNEIRIQGTSPEIIKINEILNALVDHYHKFGAITSEHVKTYLDKEEDKFLNNESDVLVYGTRGHKISPKSKNQKRLVEAVAKKDLVFAIGPAGTGKTYISVALAVKALKDRDVEKIIITRPAVEAGENLGFLPGDLKEKIDPYLRPIYDALHDMVPSEKLRYYMENGVIEIAPLAYMRGRTLNEAFILLDEAQNTTPMQIKMFLTRMGPHSKVIVTGDMSQIDLPTKQKSGLAESLKILKDVKGIGFIELDGKDVIRHKLVRSIIEAYDKEENS
- a CDS encoding SAM hydrolase/SAM-dependent halogenase family protein, yielding MAIVTFLSDFGQSDHYVAAVKASILKENPNIKIVDLSHQISVGDIGHAAYVLGAVFRDFPEGTVHVFAVSNTTKRIVKNVAVKLENHIFIGEDSGLISLLSEDRPAAVVDINGVKPVRSPFIAKTLFGPLAGKIASGKDIQDFGKRLDDIERLMPSRAKATKKQIAGNVIRIDHYGNLITNILKTDFDAIWKINDHFPYVINFRREKVLQLHNHYSDVTSGECFVLFNSMGRLQIGINQGRGAELLGLMIGDQVFIDFTIDS
- a CDS encoding putative quinol monooxygenase, with translation MIIRIVRMTFEDQYVDRFLEIFDMSKEKIRSFPGCRHLELLVDVQHPNIFSTYSMWENESDLNKYRDSELFGQVWPDTKKLFAAPAVANSYYQKIKLG